The following proteins are co-located in the Cupriavidus pauculus genome:
- the infB gene encoding translation initiation factor IF-2: protein MASTTVAQLAAELSRSPAALLEQLQAAGVGKAKPEDIITESDKTRLLEHLKRSHGQSDDSARKKITLTKRETSEIRQSDSTGKTRTVQVEVRKKRVLIKRDEVESHDDGADAHAAADAEAAEQARRDDEQRRQQAEALARQEAEAQAAREAAEREEAERRARQEALEAEQRRQAELLAEKAAEEAAAERAATEAAEETARQKAEEDKARLAAERQQAQKNADDAKAAADKARAEQDSAKAAADKARAEQDAAARRRREAAEAEARAIQQMLNAPARVLKAPSERKAEEKKAEQTGTLHKPVKPAGATTEAKKDEKKTTTAPAATTTTTTADKKGGKGAKGGWQDDNRGGKKGGGLKTRGDSSGGTGGWRSGPRGRGGKQHADDGRSNFQAPTEPVVREVHVPETVSVADLAHKMAVKASEVIKQMMKLGQMVTINQVLDQETAMIVVEEMGHKAFAAKLDDPEALLVVDGEDHADAELLPRPPVVTVMGHVDHGKTSLLDYIRRTKVAAGEAGGITQHIGAYHVETDRGVITFLDTPGHEAFTAMRARGAKATDIVILVVAADDGVMPQTKEAIAHAKAAGVPIVVAITKVDKPEANPDRVKQELVAEQVVPEEYGGDSPFVPVSAKTGAGIDDLLEQVSLQAEVLELKAPVDAPAKGLVVEAQLDKGKGPIATILVSSGTLKRGDVVLAGSAYGRVRAMLDENGKPAKEAGPSIPVEIQGLSEVPAAGEEVLVLPDERKAREIALFRQGKFRDVKLAKQQAAKLETMLEQMAEGEVQSLPLIVKADVQGSQEALVQSLQKLSTAEVRVQIVHGGVGGISESDVNLATASKAVIIGFNVRADAGARKLAEHNGIDIRYYNIIYDAVDEVKAAMSGMLAPEKRETTIGQVEVRQVFRVPKVGAVAGCMVTDGLVKRTSLVRVLRNNVVIHDGELDSLKRFKDDVKEVKQGFECGLSIKNFNDVQEGDQLEVYEITEVARTL, encoded by the coding sequence ATGGCAAGCACAACAGTTGCCCAACTGGCCGCAGAACTGAGCCGCAGCCCTGCTGCACTGCTGGAACAATTGCAGGCAGCTGGGGTGGGCAAGGCAAAGCCTGAAGACATCATTACCGAATCGGACAAGACCCGGCTGCTGGAGCATCTCAAGCGGTCGCACGGTCAATCCGATGACAGCGCACGCAAGAAGATCACGTTGACCAAGCGAGAAACGTCCGAGATCCGCCAGTCGGATTCCACGGGCAAGACCCGCACGGTGCAGGTCGAGGTGCGCAAGAAGCGCGTGCTGATCAAGCGCGACGAAGTCGAATCGCACGATGACGGCGCCGACGCCCACGCCGCTGCCGACGCCGAGGCCGCCGAACAGGCGCGCCGCGACGACGAACAGCGCCGCCAGCAGGCCGAGGCCCTGGCCCGCCAGGAAGCCGAGGCCCAGGCCGCCCGCGAGGCCGCCGAGCGCGAGGAAGCCGAGCGCCGCGCCAGGCAGGAAGCCCTGGAGGCCGAACAGCGCCGCCAGGCCGAACTGCTGGCCGAGAAGGCCGCCGAGGAAGCCGCCGCCGAGCGCGCAGCCACCGAGGCCGCCGAGGAAACCGCGCGCCAGAAGGCCGAGGAAGACAAGGCCCGTCTGGCCGCCGAGCGCCAGCAGGCGCAGAAGAACGCCGACGACGCCAAGGCTGCCGCCGACAAGGCCCGCGCCGAGCAGGACAGCGCCAAGGCCGCCGCCGACAAGGCGCGCGCCGAACAGGACGCTGCCGCCCGCCGCCGCCGCGAGGCTGCCGAAGCCGAAGCCCGTGCGATCCAGCAGATGCTGAACGCCCCGGCCCGCGTGCTGAAGGCGCCGTCGGAGCGCAAGGCCGAGGAAAAGAAGGCCGAGCAGACCGGCACGCTGCACAAGCCGGTGAAGCCGGCCGGCGCGACCACGGAAGCCAAGAAGGACGAGAAGAAGACGACCACGGCGCCTGCCGCGACCACCACTACCACCACGGCCGACAAGAAGGGCGGCAAGGGTGCGAAGGGCGGCTGGCAGGACGACAACCGCGGCGGCAAGAAGGGCGGCGGTCTGAAGACGCGCGGCGATTCGTCGGGCGGCACCGGCGGCTGGCGCAGTGGCCCGCGTGGCCGCGGCGGCAAGCAGCACGCCGACGACGGCCGCAGCAACTTCCAGGCGCCGACCGAGCCGGTGGTGCGTGAAGTGCACGTGCCGGAAACCGTCTCCGTGGCCGACCTGGCGCACAAGATGGCCGTCAAGGCGTCCGAGGTCATCAAGCAGATGATGAAGCTCGGCCAGATGGTGACGATCAACCAAGTGCTGGACCAGGAAACCGCCATGATCGTGGTGGAGGAAATGGGCCACAAGGCGTTCGCCGCCAAGCTGGACGATCCGGAAGCGCTGCTGGTGGTGGACGGCGAGGACCATGCCGACGCCGAACTGCTGCCGCGTCCGCCGGTGGTGACCGTGATGGGTCACGTCGACCACGGCAAGACGTCGCTGCTGGATTACATCCGCCGCACCAAGGTTGCAGCGGGCGAAGCCGGTGGCATTACGCAGCACATTGGCGCGTATCACGTGGAAACGGACCGTGGCGTGATCACGTTCCTGGACACCCCGGGTCACGAGGCCTTCACGGCCATGCGTGCCCGCGGCGCCAAGGCCACCGACATCGTCATCCTGGTGGTGGCGGCCGACGACGGCGTGATGCCGCAGACCAAGGAAGCCATCGCGCACGCCAAGGCTGCCGGTGTGCCGATCGTCGTGGCCATCACCAAGGTCGACAAGCCCGAAGCCAACCCGGACCGCGTCAAGCAGGAACTGGTGGCCGAGCAGGTGGTGCCGGAAGAATACGGCGGCGATTCGCCGTTCGTGCCGGTGTCCGCCAAGACCGGTGCCGGCATCGATGACCTGCTGGAGCAGGTGTCGCTGCAGGCCGAAGTGCTGGAACTGAAGGCGCCGGTCGATGCGCCGGCCAAGGGTCTCGTCGTGGAAGCCCAGCTCGACAAGGGCAAGGGCCCGATCGCGACGATCCTGGTCAGCAGCGGCACGCTCAAGCGTGGCGACGTCGTGCTGGCAGGCAGTGCCTACGGCCGCGTGCGCGCCATGCTGGACGAGAACGGCAAGCCGGCGAAGGAAGCCGGCCCGTCGATCCCGGTGGAAATCCAGGGTCTGTCGGAAGTGCCCGCCGCCGGCGAGGAAGTGCTGGTGCTGCCGGACGAGCGCAAGGCGCGCGAAATCGCGCTGTTCCGCCAGGGCAAGTTCCGCGACGTGAAGCTGGCCAAGCAGCAGGCGGCCAAGCTGGAAACGATGCTGGAGCAGATGGCCGAAGGCGAAGTGCAGTCGCTGCCGCTGATCGTCAAGGCCGACGTGCAGGGTTCGCAGGAAGCGCTGGTGCAGTCGCTGCAGAAGCTGTCGACCGCCGAAGTGCGCGTGCAGATCGTGCACGGCGGCGTGGGTGGCATCTCGGAATCGGACGTCAACCTGGCGACCGCTTCGAAGGCTGTCATCATCGGCTTCAACGTGCGTGCCGACGCCGGCGCGCGCAAGCTGGCCGAGCACAACGGCATCGACATCCGCTACTACAACATCATCTACGACGCCGTGGATGAGGTGAAGGCGGCGATGTCGGGCATGCTGGCGCCCGAGAAGCGCGAGACGACGATCGGCCAGGTGGAAGTCCGCCAGGTCTTCCGCGTGCCGAAGGTTGGCGCCGTGGCCGGCTGTATGGTCACCGACGGCCTGGTCAAGCGGACGTCGCTGGTCCGCGTGCTGCGCAACAACGTGGTGATCCACGACGGCGAACTGGACTCGCTCAAGCGGTTCAAGGACGACGTCAAGGAAGTCAAGCAGGGCTTCGAGTGCGGTCTGTCGATCAAGAACTTCAACGACGTTCAGGAAGGCGACCAGCTCGAGGTGTACGAAATCACCGAGGTGGCGCGTACGCTGTAA
- the nusA gene encoding transcription termination factor NusA translates to MSREVLLLVDALAREKNVDKDVVFGALEAALASATKKRFEEDVDIRVHIDRESGEHETFRRWLVVPDEQGLQEPDKQILLFEAREQSADIQLDDFIEEQIESVEFGRIGAQAAKQVILQRIRDAEREQILNDYLDRGEKIMTGTVKRADKKGLIVESGRVEALLARDQIIPKENLRTGDRVRAYILNVDRAARGPQIELSRTAPDFLIKLFENEVPEMEQGLLEIKAAARDPGVRAKIAVVAHDKRIDPIGTCVGVRGTRVTAVRNEIGGEAVDIVLWSEDPAQFVIGALAPAQVQSIVVDEEKHSMDVVVDEENLAVAIGRSGQNVRLASELTGWQINIMTQEESAQKQAEESEQVRKLFMAKLDVDEEVADILIEEGFSTLEEVAYVPISEMMEIEAFDEDTVNELRNRARDALLTMELAREEKVEEVSQDLRSLDGLNPELIGKLAEGNIHTRDDLAELAVDELVEMAGVSEDDARTLIMKAREHWFN, encoded by the coding sequence ATGAGCCGCGAAGTTCTGTTGCTCGTCGATGCGCTAGCGCGCGAGAAGAACGTCGACAAGGATGTGGTGTTCGGTGCGCTGGAGGCAGCTCTGGCCTCGGCCACCAAGAAGCGCTTCGAGGAGGACGTGGATATCCGCGTCCATATCGACCGTGAATCCGGTGAGCACGAAACGTTCCGCCGCTGGCTTGTGGTCCCCGACGAACAGGGCCTGCAGGAGCCGGACAAGCAGATCCTGCTGTTCGAAGCCCGCGAGCAGAGTGCCGACATCCAGCTCGACGACTTTATCGAAGAGCAGATCGAATCGGTCGAATTCGGCCGGATCGGCGCCCAGGCCGCCAAGCAGGTGATTTTGCAGCGCATCCGCGACGCCGAGCGCGAGCAGATCCTGAACGACTACCTGGACCGCGGCGAGAAGATCATGACCGGCACGGTCAAGCGCGCCGACAAGAAGGGTCTGATCGTCGAATCGGGCCGGGTCGAGGCGCTGCTGGCCCGTGACCAGATCATCCCGAAGGAGAACCTGCGCACGGGCGACCGCGTGCGGGCGTATATCCTGAACGTGGACCGCGCCGCGCGCGGCCCGCAGATCGAACTGTCGCGCACCGCGCCGGACTTCCTGATCAAGCTCTTCGAGAACGAAGTGCCGGAGATGGAACAGGGCCTGCTGGAGATCAAGGCGGCCGCCCGCGACCCGGGCGTGCGGGCCAAGATCGCCGTGGTGGCGCATGACAAGCGTATCGACCCGATTGGCACCTGCGTGGGCGTGCGTGGCACGCGCGTCACCGCCGTGCGCAACGAGATTGGCGGCGAGGCCGTGGACATCGTGCTGTGGTCGGAAGACCCGGCGCAGTTCGTGATTGGCGCGCTGGCCCCGGCGCAGGTCCAGTCGATCGTGGTCGACGAAGAGAAGCACAGCATGGATGTGGTGGTCGACGAGGAAAACCTCGCCGTCGCCATCGGTCGCAGCGGTCAGAACGTACGCCTGGCGTCGGAGCTGACCGGCTGGCAGATCAACATCATGACGCAGGAAGAGTCCGCGCAGAAGCAGGCCGAGGAAAGCGAGCAGGTACGCAAGCTGTTCATGGCCAAGCTGGACGTGGACGAGGAAGTGGCGGACATCCTGATCGAGGAAGGCTTCTCCACGCTGGAAGAAGTGGCCTACGTGCCCATCAGTGAAATGATGGAAATCGAGGCGTTCGACGAGGACACCGTCAACGAGCTGCGCAACCGCGCCCGCGATGCGCTGCTGACGATGGAACTGGCCCGGGAAGAAAAGGTGGAAGAGGTGTCGCAGGACCTGCGATCCCTGGACGGCCTGAACCCGGAGCTGATCGGCAAGCTGGCCGAAGGCAATATCCACACGCGCGACGACCTGGCCGAACTGGCCGTGGACGAACTGGTCGAGATGGCCGGTGTGAGCGAGGATGACGCCCGCACGCTGATCATGAAGGCACGGGAACATTGGTTTAACTGA
- the rimP gene encoding ribosome maturation factor RimP → MHLADLIETTLTGMGYELVDLERAPAGLLRVYIDQPETGIVIEDCEKVSRQLTHVLMVENVDYERLEVSSPGLDRPLKKLADFARFAGEEARVTLRLPVNGQKNFVGILREPAGEAGAEKIGLEFEGKDGPALLEFAISDVDKARLVPVIDFKGNQRKGNKQ, encoded by the coding sequence GTGCATCTGGCAGATTTGATCGAAACCACCCTTACCGGCATGGGCTACGAGCTGGTTGATCTTGAGCGAGCCCCCGCCGGACTTCTGCGTGTCTACATCGATCAGCCTGAAACCGGCATCGTCATCGAGGATTGCGAAAAAGTCAGCCGACAGCTCACGCACGTGCTGATGGTCGAGAACGTCGACTACGAGCGCCTCGAGGTTTCGTCGCCCGGCCTGGACCGTCCGCTCAAGAAGCTGGCCGACTTTGCGCGTTTCGCAGGCGAGGAAGCCCGCGTCACGCTGCGTCTGCCGGTCAATGGCCAGAAGAATTTCGTCGGCATCCTGCGCGAACCCGCGGGCGAGGCCGGGGCCGAGAAGATCGGCCTGGAATTCGAGGGCAAGGATGGCCCGGCACTGCTGGAATTCGCCATATCCGATGTCGACAAGGCACGCCTCGTGCCGGTAATCGACTTCAAGGGAAATCAAAGAAAAGGGAACAAGCAATGA
- the scpB gene encoding SMC-Scp complex subunit ScpB, which yields MNTQEAKIVLETALICAQEPLRVGDLRRLFADDVGADTIRVLLEQLRQDWQQRGVELVALASGWRFQSRPEMREFLDRLNPEKPPKYSRAVMETLAIIAYRQPVTRGDIEEIRGVTVSTDVVKKLEDRGWIEVIGHRDVPGRPALYATTKAFLDDLGLRSLDELPPLEDAQAQAQANLLDQQAIDFEEIATANPPASDEEAFAAPVADPAAAAAAGPEPVTEAEAEAGPVADAADEADSDTSVALQPQEDGQDDAPVAHANGYHVDTGAAVAQTPKRSEPAGEDSPFPAEDDERVSN from the coding sequence ATGAATACCCAAGAGGCGAAGATCGTCCTCGAGACCGCGCTGATCTGCGCGCAGGAACCGCTGCGCGTTGGCGATCTGCGGCGGCTGTTTGCCGACGACGTCGGCGCCGACACCATCCGGGTGTTGCTGGAACAGCTCCGGCAGGATTGGCAGCAGCGCGGGGTCGAGCTCGTTGCGCTGGCCAGTGGATGGCGGTTCCAGAGCCGTCCGGAGATGCGCGAATTCCTGGACCGGCTGAACCCGGAAAAACCGCCCAAGTACTCCCGCGCGGTGATGGAAACCCTGGCCATCATCGCGTACCGCCAGCCGGTAACGCGGGGCGACATCGAGGAAATCCGCGGCGTCACGGTCAGCACCGACGTGGTCAAGAAGCTTGAGGACCGCGGCTGGATCGAGGTCATCGGCCATCGCGACGTGCCGGGCCGCCCGGCGCTCTATGCGACGACCAAGGCGTTCCTGGACGACCTGGGGCTGCGCTCGCTGGACGAGTTGCCGCCGCTGGAGGACGCCCAGGCTCAGGCCCAGGCCAACCTGCTGGACCAGCAGGCGATCGATTTCGAGGAAATCGCCACGGCCAACCCGCCGGCCAGCGATGAAGAAGCATTCGCCGCGCCCGTCGCCGATCCGGCGGCTGCCGCAGCGGCCGGGCCGGAGCCCGTGACCGAAGCCGAAGCCGAGGCCGGACCGGTGGCAGACGCCGCCGACGAGGCGGATAGCGATACCAGCGTCGCCCTGCAGCCCCAGGAGGATGGGCAGGACGATGCGCCGGTGGCACATGCCAACGGCTACCACGTGGACACCGGGGCCGCCGTAGCGCAGACCCCCAAGCGTTCGGAACCGGCTGGCGAGGACTCGCCATTCCCGGCCGAAGACGACGAGCGCGTGTCCAACTGA
- the ccoG gene encoding cytochrome c oxidase accessory protein CcoG: protein MNAPLESPPTREAGETATWRPAPPSRTAADATEEALYEVRRKIYPRSITGAFSSWRVWLVILTQLVYYGTPWLQWNDRQAVLFDLGARKFYIFGLVLWPQDVIYLAVLLVISALSLFLFTAIAGRLFCGYACPQTVYTEIFMWIERRVEGDRIARIRLDGDPWSLRKLRIKATKHALWIVIALWTGFTFIGYFAPIRELGGEVLHWTLGPWQAFWMLFYAFATWGNAGFMREQVCKYMCPYARFQSVMVDRDTYVVTYDVGRGEPRGSRSRKADHHAAGLGDCVNCSICVQVCPTGIDIRDGLQYECIGCGACIDACDQVMDKMDYPRGLIRYTSENAMRQKLSPTAARKRLLRPRTIVYTLIWLALSAGFVASLAMRTPLKVDIIRDRGALGREVEGRWIENVYRLQLINATEAPMKIRVQANSAEMQDLTVEYDQGAEGLAPTSNRLLPIRIRVPIEDAKEGTHKIEVTVTAETDTDRDVRIRQSTSFIVPRNL from the coding sequence GGCGAGACGGCCACCTGGCGACCCGCGCCGCCATCCAGGACGGCGGCCGATGCCACCGAGGAAGCGCTCTACGAAGTCCGGCGCAAGATCTACCCGCGCTCGATCACGGGTGCCTTCTCAAGCTGGCGTGTCTGGCTGGTCATCCTGACCCAACTGGTCTATTACGGCACGCCTTGGCTGCAATGGAACGACCGCCAGGCCGTGTTGTTCGACCTCGGCGCCCGCAAGTTCTACATCTTCGGCCTCGTGCTATGGCCACAGGACGTGATCTACCTGGCCGTGCTGCTGGTGATCTCGGCACTGTCGCTGTTCCTGTTCACGGCGATAGCGGGGCGATTGTTCTGCGGTTACGCCTGCCCGCAAACGGTCTACACCGAAATCTTCATGTGGATCGAGCGCCGGGTGGAAGGCGACCGGATCGCGCGCATCCGGCTGGACGGCGATCCATGGAGCCTCCGCAAGCTGCGGATCAAGGCCACCAAGCACGCGTTGTGGATCGTCATCGCGCTGTGGACCGGCTTCACGTTCATCGGCTATTTCGCGCCGATCCGCGAGTTGGGCGGAGAAGTCCTGCACTGGACGCTCGGGCCCTGGCAGGCGTTCTGGATGCTGTTCTATGCCTTTGCCACGTGGGGCAACGCGGGCTTCATGCGCGAGCAGGTCTGCAAGTACATGTGTCCGTACGCTCGGTTCCAGAGCGTGATGGTCGACCGCGATACCTACGTGGTCACCTACGACGTCGGGCGCGGCGAGCCGCGCGGCAGCCGTTCGCGCAAGGCCGACCACCATGCGGCGGGACTTGGCGACTGCGTCAACTGCAGCATCTGCGTGCAGGTGTGCCCAACCGGCATCGACATCCGCGATGGCCTGCAGTACGAGTGCATCGGCTGCGGGGCCTGCATCGACGCGTGCGATCAGGTCATGGACAAGATGGATTACCCGCGCGGGCTGATCCGGTACACGTCCGAGAACGCCATGCGCCAGAAGCTGTCGCCGACGGCGGCGCGCAAACGGCTGCTGCGTCCGCGCACCATCGTCTATACGCTGATCTGGCTGGCGCTGAGCGCCGGTTTCGTCGCCTCGCTGGCGATGCGGACGCCGCTGAAGGTCGACATCATCCGCGACCGCGGCGCGCTGGGGCGCGAAGTCGAAGGCCGCTGGATCGAGAATGTGTACCGGCTGCAGCTCATCAATGCGACCGAAGCGCCGATGAAGATCCGCGTGCAGGCCAACAGCGCGGAAATGCAGGACCTGACTGTCGAGTACGACCAGGGCGCGGAAGGGCTGGCGCCGACGTCGAACCGCCTGCTGCCGATCCGGATCCGCGTGCCGATCGAAGATGCGAAGGAGGGCACGCACAAGATCGAGGTGACCGTCACGGCCGAGACCGACACCGATCGCGACGTACGAATTCGGCAAAGTACGAGTTTCATCGTCCCGCGCAATCTGTGA
- the fnr gene encoding fumarate/nitrate reduction transcriptional regulator Fnr has translation MLTSIPVTEMSPRCSTCAMGQLCLPVGMSQQDLVKMDTLVQERVRVHKGETLYRMGEPLSAVYAIRFGTLKTHVTMEDGRTQITGFHLPGEVIGLDGLGEMQHASDATALEDTEVCVVRYDELQALSGHLPSLQGQFLRLMSKEISQDQVMLITLGSMRAEERLAAFLVNMSERLSARGYSSTEFVLRMSREEIGSYLGLKLETVSRLFSRFAEAGLIQIRQRHVKLIDMAAIKQVYSRSC, from the coding sequence TTGTTGACTTCCATCCCCGTCACCGAGATGTCGCCCCGTTGTTCCACGTGTGCAATGGGTCAACTTTGCCTGCCGGTGGGCATGTCGCAACAGGACCTCGTGAAGATGGACACGCTCGTGCAGGAACGTGTGCGAGTTCACAAGGGCGAAACGTTGTACCGCATGGGCGAACCACTCAGCGCCGTGTATGCCATCCGCTTCGGCACGCTGAAGACGCACGTCACGATGGAAGACGGCCGCACGCAGATCACCGGCTTTCATCTGCCTGGCGAAGTCATCGGCCTCGACGGTCTCGGCGAGATGCAGCACGCTTCCGATGCGACGGCGCTCGAGGACACCGAAGTCTGCGTCGTCCGGTATGACGAACTGCAAGCGCTGTCGGGCCACCTGCCCTCGCTGCAAGGCCAGTTCCTGCGGCTGATGAGCAAGGAAATCTCGCAGGACCAGGTCATGCTGATCACGCTCGGCTCGATGCGTGCCGAAGAGCGGCTGGCCGCGTTCCTCGTCAATATGTCCGAGCGACTCTCCGCGCGCGGCTACTCCTCCACCGAGTTCGTGCTGCGCATGAGCCGCGAGGAAATCGGCAGCTACCTTGGCCTGAAACTGGAAACGGTCAGCCGGCTGTTCTCGCGATTTGCCGAGGCCGGCCTGATCCAGATCCGCCAACGGCACGTCAAGCTGATCGACATGGCCGCCATCAAGCAGGTGTACAGCCGATCCTGCTGA
- the rluB gene encoding 23S rRNA pseudouridine(2605) synthase RluB, which produces MSDSAEQDVRRPDVPGDTGAAPDTGNDADGAPRRKGLRRGLRNLVASRRQAGQDRDAGRSEADAAAPADANAAQPAAPRGRGRRKPAATAEAGAPDAAQGDAGESQPAQPAGQGQRKRRQQPQRKAALVDGDSKPAAEQPGKRNRNGQRKSQAGAGRQGAAGGGARGEPRQGDKPARPAGKGASAKPAAGGEDVFRFVISEQYDEEETIVPRTKAKPVRELTSDDDAPKLHKVLAEGGLGSRREMEELILQGRVSVNGLPAHIGQRILPTDQVRVNGKLIHRKVSTKPPRVLLYHKPSGEIVSQSDPEGRPTVFDNLPRIKNGKWVAVGRLDFNTEGLLIFTTSGDIANRFMHPRYGVEREYAVRTLGELAEADRQRLLHGIQLDDGEANFLRIADGGGEGVNQWYHVALTEGRNREVRRMFEAVGLTVSRLIRTRYGQFLLPRGLKRGRWQELEGTEVRTLMANIGLKAPAKAEQSGGKGATKVGGRKQRTEAAIAGMPMHTGMDGLPRFEKAGGNRGGNSAGRGQPDPMQTSMGYIPSGPAPLTSHTTKFGGGMGGGGGMRGAGGGKAGGAGGGRGGRNGNLGNPGAGGNRPRRSGGEVNGNVMPKAAKAGGGNRRPRGGGGGGRGGHR; this is translated from the coding sequence TTGTCTGATTCCGCTGAGCAAGACGTCCGCCGCCCGGACGTGCCGGGCGATACCGGCGCAGCCCCCGATACGGGCAACGACGCCGACGGCGCGCCGCGCCGCAAGGGGCTGCGTCGCGGTCTGCGCAACCTGGTGGCCTCGCGCCGCCAGGCCGGGCAGGACCGGGACGCAGGCCGTTCGGAGGCTGACGCCGCTGCGCCGGCCGATGCCAACGCCGCCCAGCCCGCCGCGCCGCGCGGCCGTGGTCGCCGCAAGCCCGCGGCGACGGCCGAAGCCGGTGCGCCGGACGCCGCCCAGGGCGATGCTGGCGAGAGCCAGCCGGCCCAGCCGGCGGGTCAGGGCCAGCGCAAGCGCCGCCAGCAGCCGCAACGCAAGGCCGCCCTGGTCGATGGCGACAGCAAGCCGGCCGCCGAGCAGCCCGGCAAGCGCAATCGCAACGGCCAGCGCAAGAGCCAGGCTGGCGCAGGCCGCCAGGGTGCGGCAGGCGGTGGCGCGCGGGGCGAACCGCGCCAGGGCGACAAGCCTGCCAGGCCGGCCGGCAAGGGCGCCTCGGCCAAGCCCGCGGCGGGCGGCGAGGACGTGTTCCGCTTCGTGATTTCCGAGCAGTACGACGAGGAAGAGACGATCGTGCCGCGCACCAAGGCCAAGCCGGTGCGCGAGCTGACGTCCGACGACGACGCGCCCAAGCTGCACAAGGTGCTGGCCGAAGGCGGCCTGGGATCGCGCCGGGAGATGGAAGAGCTGATCCTGCAGGGCCGCGTGTCGGTGAACGGGCTGCCGGCCCACATCGGCCAGCGCATCCTGCCGACCGACCAGGTCCGCGTGAATGGCAAGCTGATCCACCGCAAGGTGTCGACCAAGCCGCCGCGCGTGCTGCTGTACCACAAGCCGTCCGGCGAAATCGTCAGCCAGTCGGACCCGGAAGGCCGTCCGACGGTGTTCGACAACCTGCCGCGCATCAAGAACGGCAAGTGGGTGGCCGTGGGCAGGCTGGACTTCAACACCGAAGGGCTGCTGATTTTCACGACGTCGGGCGATATCGCCAACCGCTTCATGCATCCGCGCTACGGCGTCGAGCGCGAATATGCGGTGCGGACGCTGGGCGAACTGGCCGAGGCCGACCGCCAGCGCCTGCTGCACGGCATCCAGCTCGACGACGGCGAGGCCAACTTCCTGCGGATCGCCGACGGCGGCGGGGAGGGCGTGAACCAGTGGTACCACGTCGCCCTGACCGAGGGCCGGAACCGCGAAGTGCGTCGGATGTTCGAGGCGGTCGGTCTGACCGTGTCGCGCCTGATCCGCACGCGCTACGGCCAGTTTCTGCTGCCGCGCGGCCTGAAGCGTGGCCGCTGGCAGGAGCTGGAAGGCACGGAAGTGCGCACGCTGATGGCCAATATCGGCCTCAAGGCGCCTGCCAAGGCCGAGCAGTCCGGTGGCAAGGGCGCCACCAAGGTGGGCGGGCGCAAGCAGCGCACGGAAGCGGCCATCGCCGGCATGCCGATGCACACGGGCATGGACGGCCTGCCGCGCTTCGAGAAGGCCGGCGGCAACCGTGGCGGCAATAGCGCCGGACGCGGCCAGCCCGACCCGATGCAGACGTCGATGGGCTACATTCCGTCGGGGCCGGCGCCGCTGACGTCGCATACGACCAAGTTCGGCGGCGGCATGGGCGGCGGTGGCGGCATGCGTGGCGCTGGCGGCGGCAAGGCCGGCGGTGCCGGTGGCGGCCGCGGCGGTCGCAACGGCAATCTGGGCAATCCTGGCGCCGGCGGCAACCGTCCGCGCCGGAGCGGTGGCGAGGTCAACGGCAATGTGATGCCCAAGGCCGCCAAGGCTGGTGGCGGCAATCGCCGGCCGCGCGGCGGCGGTGGTGGTGGCCGCGGCGGTCACCGCTGA
- a CDS encoding sulfite exporter TauE/SafE family protein produces the protein MPFGVLLSVFLMALLGGMHCAAMCGGIAIAAEQKRPSSATIFVHRSRNQWWAELCVMHAGRITTYMLLGAALGAFGATVWRQDYLPLQRWLYALGSLMLVLTGVWLLRGRVMGMEWIERMAAKAAAPVGRIAGRLSAGLPAGLRPSQRAMPMLRRYGMGLAWGLVPCGMVYGALALALLAGNAASGALVMGAFGLGTLPNLLVMSGMSGYLRQWSRKRGVRVASAALVIGFGVLGVARAVWLPETLAQHGFCVVF, from the coding sequence TTGCCATTTGGTGTGCTTTTAAGCGTTTTTCTGATGGCCTTGCTCGGTGGCATGCATTGCGCCGCAATGTGTGGAGGAATTGCTATTGCTGCGGAGCAAAAACGGCCGAGCAGTGCAACGATTTTCGTACACCGTTCACGAAATCAATGGTGGGCCGAACTCTGCGTCATGCACGCCGGGCGCATCACGACCTACATGCTGCTGGGCGCGGCGTTGGGCGCCTTCGGTGCGACGGTCTGGCGGCAGGACTATCTGCCTTTGCAGCGATGGCTCTATGCGCTGGGCAGCCTGATGCTGGTGCTGACGGGCGTCTGGCTGCTGCGCGGTCGCGTGATGGGGATGGAATGGATCGAGCGAATGGCTGCGAAGGCAGCGGCGCCGGTAGGGCGGATCGCGGGCCGGTTGTCGGCCGGGCTGCCCGCCGGCTTGCGTCCATCGCAGCGGGCCATGCCGATGCTGCGCCGCTACGGCATGGGTCTCGCCTGGGGATTGGTCCCATGCGGCATGGTCTATGGCGCACTCGCGCTGGCGCTGCTGGCCGGCAACGCTGCATCCGGCGCGTTGGTGATGGGGGCCTTCGGGCTAGGCACGCTGCCGAATCTGCTGGTCATGTCGGGTATGTCCGGATACCTGCGGCAGTGGTCGCGCAAACGGGGGGTGAGGGTCGCCTCTGCCGCGCTGGTCATCGGTTTCGGGGTGCTGGGCGTGGCCCGGGCGGTATGGCTGCCTGAGACGCTGGCGCAACATGGTTTTTGCGTGGTGTTCTGA